The following are encoded in a window of Carboxydocella sporoproducens DSM 16521 genomic DNA:
- a CDS encoding polysaccharide deacetylase family protein, translated as MKKIAYIIAFVIGFTGIIWFLSQKATPIAKTKPITKSNSAEKMSLPAVNLSNKPLAWGFKKSQNEQGPGITLEQEETLRKYGVLYRIPTGKKEVVLTFDLGYENGYTDHIIEVLNRHGVKATFFVTGHWLKNNHDLAQKMVANGHIVGNHTINHPSLPQLNRKKLKEEVEPLQLEIERVTGQKAIYRYLRPPKGEYSEQVLDQLQKMGYTTVLWSVAIPDWKPMPGGSQAVIKQVMAQIHPGAIILLHGVSADVDQGLDELLNQIAIKGYKVIPIEKTKI; from the coding sequence ATGAAAAAGATAGCGTATATAATTGCATTTGTTATAGGCTTTACCGGGATAATTTGGTTTCTAAGCCAGAAAGCAACTCCTATTGCAAAAACTAAACCCATAACTAAATCGAATTCAGCTGAGAAGATGTCTCTGCCGGCAGTAAATCTTTCTAACAAACCTTTAGCCTGGGGTTTTAAAAAATCACAGAATGAGCAAGGGCCAGGGATTACGCTGGAACAAGAGGAAACTTTAAGAAAATATGGTGTATTATATCGGATTCCCACGGGAAAAAAAGAAGTAGTATTAACCTTTGATTTGGGTTATGAGAATGGTTATACCGACCACATCATCGAGGTTCTAAATCGTCATGGAGTTAAAGCTACATTTTTTGTTACAGGGCATTGGTTAAAGAACAATCATGATTTGGCCCAAAAGATGGTGGCCAATGGCCACATTGTTGGCAACCATACCATTAACCACCCAAGTTTACCCCAACTGAATCGAAAAAAGTTAAAAGAAGAAGTTGAACCTTTACAACTGGAAATTGAACGGGTCACAGGACAGAAAGCCATTTATCGCTATTTACGACCTCCAAAGGGAGAATATAGTGAACAAGTGCTGGATCAATTACAAAAAATGGGCTATACGACGGTATTGTGGAGTGTCGCCATTCCTGATTGGAAACCAATGCCAGGTGGTAGTCAGGCCGTAATCAAACAGGTTATGGCGCAGATACATCCAGGTGCTATCATTCTTTTGCATGGGGTCTCGGCGGATGTAGATCAAGGGCTGGACGAACTGTTAAATCAAATAGCTATTAAAGGTTATAAAGTTATTCCAATAGAAAAAACCAAAATCTGA
- a CDS encoding zinc metallopeptidase, with product MFFWTPYDWLLLPAILLALYAQLKVTTTFSQYKNKLNSQGLTGAVVARILLDKMGLSHIPVQITEGFLGDHYDPIHKVVRLSPDIYYGNSIASLAVAAHEVGHAVQHSEGYWALVARHRIFPLVNIGSFLSWPLLLLGFFFHAANLIELGILVFSFTVLFQVITLPVEFNASSRAVNLLSSTGLITRSESPAVSAVLRAAALTYVAAAVTAVLELLRLILIFGGINRDE from the coding sequence ATGTTTTTTTGGACACCCTATGATTGGCTGTTATTACCTGCAATTCTGCTGGCATTGTATGCACAATTGAAAGTTACAACGACTTTTTCACAGTATAAGAACAAACTAAACTCGCAAGGTTTAACAGGAGCTGTGGTGGCTCGTATTTTACTGGACAAAATGGGTTTATCCCATATACCTGTTCAGATCACGGAAGGTTTTCTAGGGGACCATTACGATCCAATCCATAAAGTTGTAAGATTGTCACCTGACATATATTACGGTAACTCGATAGCAAGTCTGGCTGTTGCAGCTCATGAAGTAGGGCATGCCGTGCAGCATAGTGAGGGATACTGGGCCTTAGTTGCCAGACACAGGATTTTTCCCCTCGTAAATATCGGGTCATTTCTGTCCTGGCCCCTGTTGCTCCTGGGCTTCTTCTTCCACGCTGCCAACCTGATTGAGTTGGGTATACTTGTGTTTTCCTTTACTGTGCTTTTCCAGGTCATTACTTTACCAGTAGAGTTTAATGCTAGTTCAAGAGCTGTAAATCTGCTAAGCAGTACTGGTCTAATAACTCGCAGTGAATCGCCGGCAGTAAGTGCTGTTTTGCGAGCTGCTGCCCTAACTTATGTGGCTGCAGCTGTAACGGCTGTTCTGGAGCTATTGCGTTTGATTTTGATTTTTGGAGGGATAAATCGAGATGAATAA
- a CDS encoding NUDIX hydrolase, translated as MAKEIWSREEVVRGKKIIFSWLHSKDAVVILAKRADNKIAFVQQRRPAIDKILLELPAGGIEKGEDPLLAAQRELKEETGWTGSDWMLLTSYFPSPGITDEKMYVFSCKLKDQADQELDEGEEIDVLYFTPEEALNMIKRKEIIDGKTIIALLLSSL; from the coding sequence GTGGCTAAAGAAATTTGGTCCAGGGAAGAGGTTGTAAGAGGGAAGAAGATAATCTTCTCCTGGTTGCACAGTAAAGATGCCGTAGTGATACTGGCTAAACGAGCGGATAATAAAATCGCATTTGTTCAGCAAAGAAGGCCGGCTATTGATAAAATTTTGTTAGAACTGCCTGCTGGTGGAATCGAAAAAGGCGAAGACCCTCTCCTGGCTGCTCAGCGAGAATTGAAGGAGGAAACGGGCTGGACTGGTAGTGACTGGATGTTATTAACCTCTTATTTCCCCAGTCCCGGAATTACTGATGAGAAAATGTATGTTTTTTCATGTAAGCTGAAAGATCAAGCAGATCAGGAGTTAGATGAAGGTGAGGAAATAGATGTACTTTATTTTACGCCTGAAGAAGCTTTAAACATGATTAAGCGAAAAGAAATTATCGATGGCAAGACAATTATAGCATTATTATTGTCCTCATTGTAA